One window from the genome of Cryptomeria japonica chromosome 6, Sugi_1.0, whole genome shotgun sequence encodes:
- the LOC131876767 gene encoding uncharacterized protein LOC131876767 has product MNEKLKYHKNKPDQTETGAPAELDAEEFVTPNVLYPVKNKDETKEAPINEPSVDIQPPPEKEHQVENQLSPVTTTTEEEETKAEKEKLEKKDEEKEKLDKWDGEKKTEVKKDEEEKAMKKDKAFVDDDDSISITGPIDVDEEKDEQVEEDNSENLKAEELPKAIKITNFESDNKYMYDDPIDTEPTFIPNDNTRDNVENTIDNIDVLDVDVQMFEQREQKEEQVENQTKEKSSDEPPMNTQPTDSQIPSVSVNFDDRQKEKTVEKTDEEVPANEQNVETQPPLVKDTTDEEKIEEYKTEKEKTKKEKAEKKESKEKKIIDDDVCLAKFQNYGSLNYFLKLQSFNEDIATKFTQAF; this is encoded by the exons ATGAATGAGAAATTGAAGTATCATAAAAATAAACCAGATCAAACTGAGACTGGAGCTCCAGCAGAGCTAGATGCTGAAGAGTTTGTTACACCGAATGTTTTATATCCTGTCAAAAATAAGGATGAAACAA AGGAAGCACCAATCAatgaaccaagtgtggatattcaaccgccACCGGAAAAGGAACACCAAGTTGAAAATCAACTGTCACCAGTCACTACAACCACAGAGGAGGAAGAAACAAAGGCAGAGAAAGAGAAactggagaaaaaggatgaagagaaagagaaactaGACAAATGGGATGGAGAGAAGAAGACTGAAgtgaaaaaagatgaagaggagaaagcaATGAAGAAGGATAAagcatttgttgatgatgatgactcaattagCATAACAGGCCCTATAGATGTAG atgaagaaaaagatgaacaagTTGAGGAAGATAATTCTGAAAATCTAAAGGCAGAAGAACTTCCTAAAGCTATTAAGATCACAAATTTTGAATCGGATAACAAGTATATGTATGATGATCCTATTGATACTGAACCAACATTCATTCCCAATGATAACACCAGAGATAATGTTGAAAATACTATTGATAATATAGATGTActtgatgttgatgttcaaatgtttGAACAACGTGAGCAAAAAGAGGAACAAGTGGAGAATCAAACTAAAGAAAAGAGCTCTGATGAGCCACCTATGAACACACAGCCTACTGATAGTCAAATTCCATCGGTGAGTGTAAATTTTGATGATAGACAAAAGGAAAAGACTGTTGAAAAGACTGATGAGGAAGTACCAGCGAATGAACAAAATGTGGAGACACAACCACCACTGGTCAAGGACACTACTGATGAGGAGAAGATAGAAGAAtataagactgagaaggagaaaacaaagaaagaaaaggctgAGAAAAAGGAgtcaaaggagaagaaaataattgat